CCTCGGCCAGCGCGTCCCGGTCGAGTTCGTAGAGTTCGGCGCTGTAGGGGCCGGGACTCGCTACGTCCGCGAGGGCGTCGGCGCCGCCCCGGTCGGTGTCGGTGCAGTACGCCAGCACGGGCACCCCGTCCTCGAAGGTGACGACGCCGCGGCGCTCGTCGCCGAGGAGGACGGCGTCCTGTGGTTCGAACACGGCGTAACCCGTCAGGCGTCGCTCCAGCGCCGTCGCCAGCGTCGCCCCCGGGTCGTCGACGACCCGCGAGCGGAGCAGGTCGCCACGGGGTATCTTCATACCTCTTCGGGGACGACGGCGCTCCGGAAGCGGTCGGCCACGTCGCCGCTCGCCTCGTCGCGCACGTCGAGTCGTCTCGCCGCCTCGCGGAACGCCTGCGACGCGGGCGTGTCCGGTGCGTGCGCCAGGAGAGGTTCGCCCGCCGCGCGGGCCGCACGGGCCGCGTCGCTCTCCGGGATCACCCCCAGCGTCTCCCCGCCGAAGTAGCGGTCCGCCTGCTCGGCCACGCGGTCGATCCCCTCGTCGTCGCGGACGCGGTTGAACAGCGTCCCCGCCGTCTCCGTCCCGTACGACCGGGCGTACTCCTGTACCTTGAGTCCGTCCGAGAGCGCCGGAATCGTCGGCTGGAGGACGATCACCGTCCGGTCCGCGAGCACGATGGGCAGGACCGCGCTCTTCGATCCCAGCGCCGCCGGCGAGTCCAGCAGGAGGACGTCCGTGTCGGCGGCGAGTTCCGCCACCACGTCGCGCAGGCGTTCGGGGTCGGCGGCCCGAAAGGCAGCCAGGCTCGTCCCGCAAGGGACGACCTTCATTCCGAAGCGTTCGTAGACGGCCGCCGAGACGGCGGCGTCTTCCCCCTCGACCAGCAGGTCGTGCAGCGTCACCGCCGCGTCGTCGAGGCCGGTGTGAAAGAGCAGGTTCGCCATGCCGGTGTCGGCGTCGACGACCGTCACGTCGTGGGTTTCGGCGAGCGCCATCCCCAGCGCGAGCGTGCTCGTCGTCTTGCCCGTCCCGCCCTTGCCGCTCGCCACGGCGAACGCCTCGACCATCGGTACGGAGTACCTGCGCCCCCGGATTAAACGTTCGGGGTGGCTTCGCCGGCCGAGCAAAGCGTTTTATCGATCTGCCCCCTTCGCCGGGTATGCTTCCCGGTCCTGCGGCGTTTCGGGAGCTGCTCCGCGGCCTCGATGCCGAGGAACTGACGGCCTTCGTCGCGGCGGTGTACGAGGCCCGCGGGTGGACGACCGAGCGCGACGGCGACGACGTACTCGTCAGGCCCGACGGAGAGCGGGACTGGCGCCGGCTCGCCGTCGATCCCGCCGACCCCCGGTCGGTCGACGCCGACCGCGTGGTCGTGCCGACGCTCGCCGGCGATCCGAACGCCGACGCGGACCGACTCCTCGACGCCGCCGACATCCTCGAACTGCTCCGTTACGCCGTCGACGACGGCACTCGAACCCGCCTGTTCCGGGAGTTCTTCGACCGTGAGCCGACGGCGTTCGAGGGATCGAACGGCCGGGCCGGTCCGTCGGGAGCAGCCGGGAGTCCGTCCGAGTCCCCCGTCGCCGCCACCGCGTCCGCCCCGACCCCGTCGTCCGACGTATCCGACGTGGCGTCGGACGCGCCCGACCGGGACGACGCGCCGGTCGCCGACCCGTCGCGTCGCTTCGGGCGTCGCCTCGCCGTCGCCGTGGCGGTGCTGCTCGTGGTCGGCGGCGTCGCCGTCGCCGTCGGGCCGACGCTCGTGCCGTCGAGCGGGGACGGTGACGACCCCGACGCGGCGGTCGGCGGGAACGCGTCGACCGGGACCCCGACCGCCGACGGCGACGCCGGTCCGACGGTCGACGACGGGGACGAGCCCACCCCGGCCGCCGCCGGAACGGTGGCCGTCGACGGGCCATTCCCACCCGGCGTCGGTCCCTCGGGCATCGAGAACGCGTCGGCGCTCGTCGCGGCCCACGAGGCGGCGCTCGACGGCCGTTCCTATCGGCTCTCCGTCGTCGCCCGCGAGTTCGTCGGCGGTCGACCGACCGCCGTCGCCAGGGAGCGGACGGTCGTCGAGGGACCGGCACGGTACCGCTCCGACGTCCGCGTGATCGGCACGTTCAGACAGGAGCCGCGGGCCATCGGCACCGTCTCCACGTACGCCAACGGCACGACGCGGTTCGTCCGACTCACGTCGGACACCGACGCCGACGGGACGATCCGGTTCACCGAGCGGGGGAACGAGTCCGGGGCGGCCGGGGGGCCGGGCTGGCGGAGCGTCACCGCCGACTCCGCCGTCGACCCGTTCGCGAACCGCACCGCGACGCACCTCCGGGACGTACTCGACGTCGACGACGCCGCCATCGTCGGCTCCTTCGAGCGCGACGGCACGACGTACGTCTGGATCGACCTCCGCCGCCGACCACCGGGGGGGACCGACGCGATAGACAGCGTCCTCGTCGACGAACACGGCCTCGTCCACGAGGTTCGACACGAGTACGCCTACCCTCCCGCCGAGGCGTCGACGGTCCGCACCGTCACGACGGTTCGCATTCGACCGGCGAACGTGACCGCATCGCCGCCGCCGTGGCGCTGATCGGGCGTCGTCGAACGCCGCCGCCCGTCCGCGTGACCCGCGGTCGGCGGTCGGGTGATCGCGTGGCGTCTCACGCCCGCCGTTCGGCCGGCCGGGCGTCCGGTTCCGTGGGGGCGGCGCGCGCGGGCGCCGATCCCTCGTCTATCCCTCTGTGTCGTGGCTCGCGGGGCGGGACCCACCCCGGCCGCGTCACCTCCACCGGACCGGGCGTGATCCGGATGACCGTCTCGACCCGCACCGACTGATCGCTACGCGGGACGTACGACCGCCGAATCTCGCGGACGATGCCCGTCTCGCTGACGAGCGCTCGCCCCGAGACGTCGGTCGCGCCGGACCACGGGTCTCGCTCGAAGTCGAGGACGTACAGCGTCGTCCCGTCGCGCTCGACGGTGCCGGCGAGCCGCGACGACTCGACGCTCAGATACCACTGGACGTACCGCTCGGTTCGGTCGACGACCCGGTTCGGGTCCGCCGCCGTCATGGTGGTGCGCAACTGGAGCCGCGGGCTCTCGCCCGCCGCGTCGCCGACGTCGTGCGACCGGACGTAGCGTCGCACCCCGTTCGAGTACGTCGCTCCGTCGCCGATCACCTCCGACGCGTAGTCGACCTGGCCGAGTTGTTGTGTCTCGGATCGGTAGCGCCCGGACGCCGTGACGACGGCGCGTTCGGTGGCGACGCCGCGCAGTTCGCCGTCGGCGAACTCGCGATGGACGATGTGGAGCCGGAACGACCGGTTGCCGAGCGCCGCCTCGTGCGCGTCGGCGAGTCGTCCCGCGTGCCCGACTCCGTTCCCGTCGAGTCCCGGCGGCGCGTCGACGTCGACCGACTGGTTCCCGGCCGCCGAGCCGTCGTCGCTCGCCGGTTCGTCGCCGCCGAACGCCGTGGCCGCCGACTCCGTGAGCGCCGGCCCTGCGGCGGTCACGATGCCGCCGAAGATGAGCGAGAGCGCGACCACGACGCCCGCCGCCCGGACGAGGCGCTCCTGTCGCGTCGTCGACGCCGCGGCCGTCGCCGAACCCTCCGCGTCCGCCTCCGCTACCGCGTTCTCGCTCTCGTCCCCGTCCGGTCCCGCCGTCTGCTCGGCGGTTTCCGCCGCGTCCCCCGCGTCGGCGGCGGCGGACGGGTCGGTGTCCGTCGTCCCCGCGTCGCGGGCGCTCCCCGCTGCTCCGGCGACGGTCGGCTCCGGCGACGCGGTGCCCGCCGAGTCGTCCCGATCCCACGGCTCCGCTGCCGCGGGCGGCGCACCGATCGCTTCGAACTCGCGGTCGAAGAACGTACGACACAGCCGGTGTCGGTCGCTCGGGTCGAGCGCGTACGCCAACAGTTCGTAGAGCGTCGCGGCGTCGACGACGGTTCTGTCGATCCCTGCTTCCCCATCGCAGTCGGCCGTTCCACCAACGCAAACGACGAGTCGCCGCGTGTGGTCCGATTGCGGCGGCGTCGCCAGCAGAGCCACGTCGCCGTCCTCGTCCCCGCTACTGACCGTCCACCCGCGGGCGTCGTACACTGCCGCGACGAACGCTGTGGCCGTCTCGCGGTCCAGCTCCGCGAGGTGGTCACGGAACGCCGGTCCCGGCACAGATGTCATACTGTCCCATACGGCCTGCCACGCAAAACTCTTCAGCCCTCACCGGCGGTCGAGCCACGGCGGCGGCGTGGCGGTCACGTTCGCGGGTGTCACGCGCATCGTGACCTCGACGTGGACCGGTGGGCCGTCCGAGGGACGGTGCGTGTACTCGTAGTGGAGTTCGTGGACGAGGCCGTCCTCGTCGACGAGGAGGCTCCCGACCGCGTCGTCCCGACCGACCGTGATCCAGATCCAGGTCGTGCCGTCGTGCCGGACGGCATCGACGATCCGGAGGTCGCTTCCCGAAACCGTCTCCCGAAGGTAAGACACGGTTCGACGGGCGAATCGGTCACGGTCCGAGTCAGCGTAGGTTATGATCGTCGACCCCGGTTCCTGGCTCAGCCTGATGTACAGCCCATTCCCGTCGGCGTACGTCGAGGCGTCACCGACCGCGGACGGAGTCTGTCGCACGACGCCCATCCACGTCACGTCGGACCGATAGCGCGTGGACGACTCGACGACGGTCCGCTCCCGGACGACTCCCGTCGGCCGCCCGTCGGCGTACTCGCGGTGATCGACCGACAGGCGATACGAGCGGTTCGACAGCGCCGCCTCGTGGGCCGCGATCATCTCCGAGACGTTGTCGACGCCGCCGGTGCCGACGCCCGGCGGTCGCGGTTCGGGCACCGACACTTCCTCGCCCCCGCCGGGTGCGACCGGGCGCCCCTCGCGGTCCATCACGTCCGGCGGGGCCGCGGGACGGACCGTACTCGGGCTCTCCGTCTCGGTTCCGTTGTCGTCGCCGAGGGCGGAGCCGTCCCCGCCCGATCCCGACGACGACGTGAGCGCCGGCCCGGCCGCGACGACGCCGGCGACGACGAGTGCGACTGCCAGCCCC
This window of the Haloplanus rubicundus genome carries:
- a CDS encoding nucleotide-binding protein, whose protein sequence is MVEAFAVASGKGGTGKTTSTLALGMALAETHDVTVVDADTGMANLLFHTGLDDAAVTLHDLLVEGEDAAVSAAVYERFGMKVVPCGTSLAAFRAADPERLRDVVAELAADTDVLLLDSPAALGSKSAVLPIVLADRTVIVLQPTIPALSDGLKVQEYARSYGTETAGTLFNRVRDDEGIDRVAEQADRYFGGETLGVIPESDAARAARAAGEPLLAHAPDTPASQAFREAARRLDVRDEASGDVADRFRSAVVPEEV